Proteins from one Chloroflexota bacterium genomic window:
- a CDS encoding carboxypeptidase regulatory-like domain-containing protein — protein sequence MKFSTLRSMAVLLLLLLIAGCQLVLPTPVAQPSTTPAQAGIGADMALVTFFVEVPPDTPVDQPVLLSVLDEVTGLALNAQRYPMERVDETHYVVGLPLSLGTVVKYRYSRQGNVLGEEHASDGRAVRYRLYVVNAPGDVYDVVARWNDTRSSDQPTGRITGTVRAAETDTPLAGLLVTAGGMHALTNSEGHFLFEGLLPGTHNLVVYPLDGAYSTFQQGAFVAAESNTPAEITLTPSAYVDVTFLLHVPEDTPPVVPLRIAGNLLQLGNTFADLSGGMSVLASRMPVLTYLSGNTYGIILSLPVGADVRYKYTLGDGFWNSERSPDGSFVVRQLVVPSGGIEIEESVETWQAGEAAPITFDIIVPELTPMDEGVSIQFHPYGWTEPLRMWHLGGQRWAYILYSPLDLIDQLGYRYCRADQCGHADDERTPGVFTSGQIIETSLDPQGLPDVVEEWRWLYPELPEVGMVEASPAARGAGFLAGIEMQTFYQPSLAPYVPNALDEIAQRGANWVIYTPSWTFTRSDPPVLELVTGQDILWPEMVTMVEQASERDLSVALRPVPRFPTAVDVWWSTTPRDFSFWVSFFDQYRAFALHHADLAQRSGAQMLILGGDWMAPALPGGTLADGTTSNLPQDANQRYQALIAEIRTRFDGTLAWALPFDENLTSPPEFLNAVDQIYVLWSAPLDDEADVATEALQAEAARLIETDMKALQTTTGGKPIIISMAYPSVEGAFTGCLPDPFVECLSPEALNYPAPDVPLLIVNFVEQAKAYDAVLAAINQSRWINGVVSRGYYIPAVLQDKSTSVHGKPAEAVLQYWYGQFLGVE from the coding sequence ATGAAGTTCAGCACGCTCCGCTCGATGGCCGTACTTTTATTGCTGCTGCTGATTGCAGGCTGCCAGCTTGTGCTGCCGACGCCTGTCGCGCAGCCGAGTACAACGCCCGCGCAAGCTGGAATTGGCGCAGATATGGCACTGGTGACATTTTTTGTCGAAGTGCCCCCCGATACTCCCGTCGATCAACCAGTTTTGTTAAGTGTGCTTGACGAAGTCACCGGCCTGGCATTGAACGCGCAGCGTTACCCGATGGAGCGCGTGGATGAAACGCATTATGTGGTGGGGTTGCCGCTGTCGTTGGGGACGGTGGTAAAGTATCGTTATTCCCGCCAGGGGAATGTGCTCGGCGAAGAGCATGCCAGTGATGGCCGTGCGGTGCGCTATCGTTTGTATGTCGTCAATGCCCCCGGTGATGTGTATGACGTGGTCGCGCGTTGGAATGATACCCGCTCCAGCGATCAGCCAACCGGACGCATTACTGGAACCGTGCGCGCTGCCGAGACCGATACGCCCCTGGCCGGATTACTGGTAACGGCTGGCGGTATGCACGCGCTGACCAATAGCGAAGGCCATTTTCTATTTGAGGGTTTGTTACCCGGCACGCACAACCTTGTGGTGTACCCTCTGGATGGCGCGTACAGCACCTTCCAGCAGGGGGCTTTTGTGGCCGCTGAATCCAACACACCCGCCGAAATTACACTGACCCCTTCCGCGTATGTTGATGTAACCTTTTTACTTCACGTCCCCGAAGATACACCGCCTGTGGTGCCGCTGCGTATTGCGGGGAATTTATTGCAGCTCGGCAATACGTTTGCTGATCTTTCCGGCGGGATGAGTGTGTTGGCCTCGCGTATGCCGGTACTCACGTATCTCTCTGGAAATACGTATGGCATTATTCTTTCACTGCCAGTGGGCGCCGATGTGCGTTACAAGTACACGCTTGGAGATGGTTTCTGGAATAGTGAACGCAGCCCCGATGGTTCTTTTGTGGTGCGGCAGTTGGTGGTGCCGTCGGGCGGCATCGAGATTGAAGAAAGCGTTGAAACCTGGCAAGCCGGGGAGGCCGCGCCGATTACCTTTGATATTATTGTCCCCGAATTGACCCCGATGGACGAGGGTGTTTCGATCCAGTTTCACCCCTACGGTTGGACTGAGCCGCTGCGGATGTGGCATTTGGGTGGGCAGCGCTGGGCTTATATTCTGTACAGCCCGCTCGACCTGATTGATCAGCTTGGCTACCGTTATTGCCGCGCCGATCAGTGCGGTCATGCCGATGACGAACGCACGCCAGGGGTCTTTACATCCGGTCAGATTATCGAAACCAGCCTCGATCCACAGGGTTTGCCCGATGTGGTTGAAGAGTGGCGCTGGTTGTACCCCGAACTTCCCGAAGTTGGTATGGTCGAAGCCTCACCCGCGGCGCGCGGCGCGGGTTTCCTCGCCGGAATCGAGATGCAAACCTTTTACCAACCTTCGCTGGCTCCCTATGTGCCCAATGCACTGGACGAGATTGCTCAGCGGGGTGCCAATTGGGTGATTTATACTCCCAGTTGGACCTTTACGCGTTCGGACCCCCCGGTGCTGGAACTGGTCACCGGGCAGGATATTTTATGGCCTGAGATGGTGACAATGGTCGAACAGGCCAGCGAACGCGACCTGAGTGTAGCTCTGCGCCCTGTGCCGCGTTTCCCCACTGCGGTGGATGTGTGGTGGAGTACGACGCCGCGCGATTTTTCGTTTTGGGTTTCGTTTTTCGACCAATATCGTGCCTTCGCATTACATCATGCCGATTTGGCGCAGCGCAGCGGCGCGCAGATGCTTATCCTCGGCGGCGACTGGATGGCCCCGGCGTTGCCCGGTGGAACCCTGGCAGATGGTACAACCTCCAATCTTCCGCAAGACGCCAATCAACGCTATCAGGCGCTAATTGCCGAAATTCGGACGCGTTTTGATGGCACGCTGGCCTGGGCGCTGCCGTTTGATGAAAATCTCACTTCGCCACCCGAGTTTTTGAATGCAGTCGATCAGATTTATGTGCTCTGGTCTGCGCCCCTGGATGATGAGGCGGATGTTGCTACCGAAGCTTTGCAAGCCGAGGCAGCGCGCCTGATTGAAACGGATATGAAAGCCCTGCAAACCACAACTGGTGGCAAACCCATTATCATCAGTATGGCTTATCCCTCGGTTGAAGGGGCGTTTACCGGCTGTTTGCCCGATCCCTTTGTAGAATGCCTCTCCCCTGAAGCATTGAATTATCCTGCTCCCGACGTTCCCTTGCTGATCGTCAACTTTGTCGAGCAGGCTAAAGCATATGATGCTGTCTTGGCAGCGATTAACCAATCTCGCTGGATCAACGGTGTTGTTTCGCGCGGCTACTACATCCCCGCTGTGCTGCAAGATAAATCAACCTCTGTGCATGGCAAACCGGCTGAGGCTGTGCTGCAATATTGGTATGGGCAATTCTTGGGGGTAGAATAG